A portion of the Streptomyces coeruleoprunus genome contains these proteins:
- a CDS encoding class F sortase, whose translation MGRLDRRGLDLVRKRQPWGALALVMLTGLAMMRNGVDADPGPPQPAGAVSPGSGRVVAAPTPSAGLQPLAYAPASRVRIDALDVDAPIIDVGLDQEGWISAPPPQDPNLAGWYQNGISPGQRGTSVIVGHVDNASGPAVFYRLGSLKPGRHVEVTRYDGRVAVFQIYGIEVFSKEDFPGVRVYGDTGHPELRVITCGGGYSRDGGYDGNVVVFARLVATH comes from the coding sequence ATGGGCCGCCTGGACCGCAGAGGCTTGGACCTGGTGCGGAAACGCCAACCGTGGGGTGCGCTGGCTCTCGTCATGCTCACCGGCCTCGCGATGATGCGGAACGGGGTGGACGCCGACCCGGGCCCGCCGCAGCCCGCCGGCGCCGTCTCCCCGGGGTCGGGCCGGGTCGTCGCGGCGCCCACGCCGTCGGCGGGGCTCCAGCCGCTGGCGTACGCACCGGCCTCGCGCGTGCGGATCGACGCCCTCGACGTCGACGCGCCCATCATCGACGTGGGCCTGGACCAGGAGGGCTGGATCAGCGCGCCTCCCCCGCAGGACCCCAATCTCGCCGGGTGGTACCAGAACGGCATCTCACCGGGGCAGCGCGGTACGTCGGTCATCGTCGGCCACGTCGACAACGCCTCCGGTCCCGCCGTGTTCTACCGGCTGGGCTCGCTCAAGCCGGGCCGGCACGTGGAGGTGACGCGGTACGACGGCCGGGTCGCCGTGTTCCAGATCTACGGCATCGAGGTGTTCTCGAAGGAGGACTTCCCGGGCGTGCGCGTCTACGGCGACACGGGCCACCCGGAGCTGCGGGTGATCACCTGCGGCGGTGGCTACTCGCGGGACGGCGGGTACGACGGCAACGTGGTGGTGTTCGCCCGGCTGGTGGCCACACACTGA